In the genome of Armatimonadota bacterium, one region contains:
- a CDS encoding DNA repair exonuclease, with translation MDVTILHMADCHLGGSGEAFGDRVGRHQRLLIDAYARALEVARVEKVAAVCIVGDLFYNPRPSERTFAAMLDGLRSLRDVAPPIPCFILPGNHDCLGPSSIWHRPELNQEGVHVWREPGSVRLPDGSVAFHGNPQPCNVARHSPLAGLAPDPSARFNVALAHGAVVIPGLNETEAWRIESDEIAGCGMDYVALGHWHDAGDYSAGGVPAHFPGATEVVNVAQRDPGGVYLVTLGANGVRIRRERTGVLRTEKLELNPELQPDEQAVYEAIRAMSDENLLLDVEISGLAPDGFTLDLARLQEELEPGFFRLRIKDATVPVISELDPHSARSQMIAARAVSLFQERIKQADAREDTEAKKVATKAMQLALALFQGKDVLP, from the coding sequence ATGGACGTCACTATTTTGCATATGGCCGACTGCCATCTCGGCGGTTCCGGTGAGGCTTTCGGTGATCGGGTGGGCAGGCACCAGCGACTGCTCATCGATGCTTACGCTCGGGCCCTGGAGGTTGCGCGGGTCGAAAAAGTGGCCGCGGTCTGCATCGTCGGCGATCTGTTCTACAACCCCCGGCCGTCGGAGCGTACCTTCGCGGCAATGCTGGACGGCCTGCGTAGCCTGCGCGACGTCGCCCCTCCGATCCCCTGTTTCATCCTGCCCGGCAACCACGACTGTCTGGGGCCATCCAGCATCTGGCACCGGCCTGAACTCAACCAGGAGGGCGTGCATGTGTGGCGAGAGCCAGGCTCGGTGCGTCTGCCGGATGGTTCGGTGGCGTTTCATGGCAACCCGCAGCCCTGCAATGTCGCCAGGCACTCTCCGCTGGCAGGCTTGGCGCCGGACCCCTCAGCGCGGTTCAATGTCGCCCTGGCTCACGGCGCTGTGGTAATCCCCGGTCTGAACGAGACTGAAGCCTGGCGCATCGAGAGCGATGAGATCGCCGGGTGCGGCATGGATTACGTCGCACTGGGCCATTGGCACGATGCCGGTGACTACAGCGCCGGAGGTGTACCGGCTCATTTCCCGGGCGCCACGGAGGTTGTGAACGTCGCACAGCGGGACCCCGGTGGGGTGTATCTTGTGACGCTGGGGGCGAATGGGGTTCGCATCCGGCGAGAGCGCACCGGGGTCTTGCGCACCGAGAAGCTGGAGCTAAACCCGGAACTGCAGCCGGATGAGCAAGCGGTTTACGAAGCGATCCGGGCCATGTCCGACGAGAACCTCTTGCTGGACGTGGAAATCAGCGGCCTGGCCCCTGACGGTTTCACACTGGATCTGGCGCGATTGCAGGAGGAGCTTGAACCGGGGTTTTTCCGGCTGCGCATCAAAGATGCGACGGTGCCAGTGATCAGCGAGCTGGACCCGCACAGCGCGCGGTCGCAGATGATCGCCGCACGAGCTGTGAGTCTTTTTCAGGAGCGGATCAAGCAGGCGGACGCACGGGAGGACACGGAGGCCAAGAAGGTGGCCACGAAAGCCATGCAACTGGCGCTGGCGCTGTTCCAGGGCAAGGATGTGCTACCATGA
- a CDS encoding carboxymuconolactone decarboxylase family protein — protein sequence MADTNPMQLFQQEAPAVAAGFDALIQSLIGYEGLDGRTKQLIYIALKAAAGDATAVGFHAPMAKLAGATRDEVKGAVLMTLTTCGLRGVTTCLQAALDGYDDGNTPS from the coding sequence ATGGCAGATACCAACCCGATGCAGTTGTTCCAGCAGGAAGCGCCGGCAGTCGCTGCCGGTTTCGACGCGCTGATCCAGAGTCTCATCGGCTACGAGGGCCTCGACGGACGCACGAAGCAACTGATCTATATTGCCCTGAAAGCAGCCGCGGGCGACGCCACCGCGGTCGGGTTCCATGCTCCCATGGCGAAGCTCGCCGGCGCCACCCGGGACGAGGTGAAGGGCGCGGTGCTGATGACCCTGACCACTTGCGGGCTGCGGGGTGTCACGACCTGCCTGCAGGCCGCCCTGGATGGCTACGATGACGGCAATACGCCGAGCTGA
- the lipB gene encoding lipoyl(octanoyl) transferase LipB has product MPQDQSTLGVVETGRLPFADALELQSAAVAARSRGDIGDTLIVTEHDPVVTAGRATLPDELEQAARLSAFGLKVVPVSRGGRMTYHGPGQLVGYPIVDLRARDLGLHAYVQTLEEALVDALTQLGLEARSRAGLRGVWIEDRKTASIGVAVRRWISYHGFAINVDCDLEVFSTFVPCGIQGVQMTNLERELGSPVDRNQLQQLVVEALKTRFGYETVRHLPVSAITIQA; this is encoded by the coding sequence TTGCCGCAGGACCAGTCCACACTGGGCGTCGTCGAGACCGGGAGACTCCCTTTCGCTGATGCCCTGGAGTTGCAGTCCGCCGCTGTAGCCGCCCGGAGCCGGGGCGACATCGGCGACACGCTCATCGTCACCGAACACGACCCGGTGGTCACCGCCGGCCGCGCAACGTTGCCCGACGAGCTGGAGCAAGCGGCACGTCTCTCGGCGTTCGGGCTCAAAGTGGTTCCAGTAAGCCGGGGCGGACGCATGACCTACCACGGACCCGGACAGCTCGTGGGGTACCCGATCGTTGACCTGCGTGCCCGCGACCTCGGCCTGCACGCGTATGTCCAAACCCTCGAGGAAGCCCTGGTGGACGCGCTGACACAACTGGGGCTGGAGGCGCGCTCGAGGGCCGGGCTGCGCGGTGTCTGGATCGAGGACCGCAAGACGGCGTCAATAGGCGTCGCCGTGAGGCGCTGGATCTCCTACCACGGGTTTGCGATCAATGTCGACTGCGATTTGGAGGTCTTCAGCACCTTCGTCCCGTGCGGCATTCAGGGCGTGCAGATGACCAACCTTGAGCGCGAACTGGGCTCGCCCGTGGACCGCAACCAACTACAGCAGTTAGTTGTCGAAGCATTGAAGACGCGGTTCGGCTACGAGACGGTGCGTCATCTGCCAGTCAGCGCGATTACCATCCAGGCGTGA
- a CDS encoding AAA family ATPase: protein MILERIRVQRFRGLDDFSADFAPGLNVVRGPNEAGKSTLQAAIISLLFDKPALAPTALNGVKSWRAEAAPVLSGVISVNGEEYLLTKDFEAREGVLTLPDGTRITDEKKIAAKITEISGVDSHELYVATACLQQQQWAQVIAGQKLQESLQQNLTGGAEGAQVQAILRALDRAIGNLELGRHRPSRNMGALKQVEDEIARTAEELDRAVEDYDRASRARLELEEANIKAEALESELAEAEALEKRVAKALELERQASELRKQADVIEKRVERITQLQGDIATLERGLADRPTVDETLAVEVSSWATRIKERQEELERDRADLRAMEDNRKRLEGELARLPQSTVSREQIDQARRLRADLVHARTEAAENARQAADCARQIAEGARQIAPRKALIIAGAIVAIAGIALSTLAPAYLAGAVAGLVLAAIGFSLRAPEGWRELPERLAQYKAAQEAAMQLAQRLETQLAQAIALVGSEDLDAVAEEIAENERQRIGLEAALESERSSIAVLEERINEREAIVRALQEKLDQALSTTGLDSVARLVEEAQSRSKALRLLHSRQDQLRGELGEQTLEELERRRGELAVELRGITEELKRPELALAVLSPTEYQELQTKIARLKEERKTVDATRLRCEAVLEVSHHDQDSVAQLEGRLSRLREKLGLLEERLAVYTLAREVIEQATNDVLSSVTENIAPRMGELLAQLTKDRYCQVELDNEMGPVVTCPGSDRQIGLGPGRRGQHGGLSCATREQVFLAARLALVDMLWPQGGPPLLLDDPLVNFDPDRRKAAVDALKSAAETHQVIVFTCGNDLDAAAVNIVEMPAPVT, encoded by the coding sequence ATGATCCTAGAACGCATCCGCGTCCAACGGTTCCGCGGCCTGGATGACTTTTCGGCGGATTTCGCGCCGGGGCTCAACGTGGTGCGCGGGCCCAACGAGGCCGGCAAGAGCACCCTGCAGGCGGCAATCATCTCGCTGCTTTTCGATAAGCCCGCCCTGGCGCCCACCGCGCTGAATGGAGTCAAGTCCTGGCGCGCTGAAGCCGCACCAGTACTCAGCGGGGTCATCAGCGTCAATGGAGAAGAATACCTGTTGACCAAGGACTTCGAGGCACGCGAGGGCGTGCTGACACTGCCCGACGGCACCAGAATCACTGACGAAAAGAAAATAGCGGCGAAGATCACCGAGATCAGCGGAGTGGACAGTCACGAGTTGTACGTGGCCACGGCATGTCTGCAGCAGCAGCAGTGGGCGCAGGTCATCGCCGGGCAGAAACTCCAGGAATCATTGCAGCAGAACCTCACCGGCGGGGCAGAAGGCGCCCAGGTCCAGGCAATCCTGAGGGCTCTGGACAGGGCCATCGGGAACCTGGAACTCGGGCGCCACAGGCCCTCGCGAAACATGGGTGCGCTCAAGCAAGTGGAGGACGAAATCGCCCGGACGGCCGAAGAGCTTGACCGTGCGGTGGAAGATTACGACAGGGCTAGCCGGGCGCGGCTCGAACTCGAGGAAGCAAACATCAAGGCCGAGGCACTCGAAAGCGAGCTCGCCGAGGCCGAGGCACTCGAGAAGCGGGTGGCGAAGGCGCTGGAACTGGAGCGACAGGCCAGCGAGCTGCGCAAGCAGGCGGACGTCATCGAAAAACGGGTGGAGCGGATCACCCAACTGCAGGGAGACATCGCGACCCTTGAACGCGGATTGGCCGACCGGCCCACTGTTGATGAGACCCTTGCGGTCGAGGTAAGCAGTTGGGCCACGCGCATAAAGGAGCGCCAGGAGGAACTGGAGCGAGACCGCGCGGACTTGCGCGCCATGGAGGATAACCGCAAGCGTCTCGAGGGGGAGCTTGCGCGATTGCCGCAGAGCACGGTGTCACGCGAGCAGATTGATCAGGCGCGGCGGCTCCGGGCAGACCTGGTTCACGCGCGTACGGAAGCCGCCGAAAACGCACGCCAGGCGGCAGATTGCGCCCGGCAGATCGCCGAAGGAGCGCGCCAGATCGCACCCAGGAAAGCGTTGATCATCGCCGGGGCTATTGTCGCTATTGCTGGCATCGCGCTGAGCACTCTGGCGCCGGCCTACCTGGCCGGCGCAGTGGCCGGCCTGGTGTTGGCGGCCATCGGGTTCTCCCTCCGAGCGCCGGAAGGGTGGCGCGAGTTGCCCGAGCGTCTCGCGCAGTACAAGGCGGCGCAGGAGGCTGCGATGCAGCTTGCGCAAAGGCTGGAGACCCAGCTTGCCCAGGCTATCGCCCTGGTGGGCAGCGAGGACCTGGACGCAGTGGCCGAAGAAATCGCGGAAAACGAACGGCAGCGCATCGGTCTGGAAGCAGCACTGGAAAGCGAACGCAGCAGCATTGCGGTACTCGAGGAACGCATCAATGAGCGAGAGGCCATCGTCCGCGCGCTCCAGGAGAAACTCGATCAGGCACTGAGCACCACCGGGCTGGATTCCGTGGCCAGGCTGGTTGAGGAGGCTCAGTCGCGGAGCAAGGCGCTGCGGCTCCTGCACAGCAGGCAGGACCAGCTGCGGGGTGAACTGGGTGAGCAGACGTTGGAAGAACTGGAGCGGCGCCGGGGTGAACTGGCTGTTGAGTTGCGCGGAATCACGGAAGAACTGAAGAGGCCGGAGCTCGCCCTCGCGGTTCTGTCTCCGACAGAGTACCAGGAACTCCAGACGAAAATCGCCCGCCTGAAGGAAGAGCGAAAAACGGTGGATGCAACCCGCCTGAGATGCGAGGCAGTGCTTGAAGTCTCGCATCACGACCAGGATTCCGTGGCGCAACTCGAAGGCAGGCTCAGCCGGCTGCGCGAGAAACTGGGGCTGCTGGAGGAACGTCTGGCCGTCTACACTCTGGCCCGCGAAGTGATTGAGCAGGCCACCAATGACGTTTTGTCATCGGTTACCGAGAACATCGCGCCGCGGATGGGAGAACTGCTGGCCCAGCTCACAAAGGACAGATATTGCCAGGTCGAACTGGACAATGAGATGGGGCCGGTGGTTACCTGTCCCGGCAGCGACCGGCAGATCGGGCTTGGCCCTGGACGCCGCGGTCAGCACGGGGGACTGAGTTGCGCCACCCGCGAACAGGTATTCCTCGCGGCGCGCCTGGCGCTGGTGGATATGTTATGGCCCCAGGGAGGACCGCCGCTTCTGCTGGATGACCCTCTGGTGAACTTCGACCCGGATCGGCGCAAGGCGGCTGTTGACGCGCTGAAGTCAGCCGCCGAGACACACCAGGTGATCGTCTTTACCTGCGGCAATGATCTCGACGCTGCCGCGGTGAACATCGTGGAAATGCCGGCCCCTGTCACGTAG